In Acholeplasma equirhinis, the following proteins share a genomic window:
- a CDS encoding TMEM164 family acyltransferase codes for MPTPVAYSPFETSWFHYVSLLVLVAVIVYLIVKFKKATDKQFKRTILIAGIVMVVCEIYKQWIFTYQAGYYQWYAFPFQFCSTPMYLFLVLGLSRNKTLDSYIVAFLATYGTFAGLAVMAYPSSVFISLVGINIQTMVHHGLIGAIGVALLVRNKMDMKMFVRGVITFVTLSAIAYGMNTIFNLSGMEGTFNMFFINHRFGTEIPVLSLIEPVVPHVVFLIVYVFGFTFVASLVHFSANGIRKLATLKTKKQQLAYQN; via the coding sequence ATGCCAACACCCGTTGCGTATTCACCATTTGAAACTTCTTGGTTTCATTATGTATCACTTCTAGTTTTAGTTGCAGTTATTGTGTATCTTATTGTTAAATTCAAAAAAGCGACTGATAAGCAATTTAAAAGAACGATTCTCATTGCTGGTATCGTCATGGTTGTATGTGAAATTTACAAACAATGGATCTTCACATATCAAGCAGGTTATTATCAATGGTATGCATTCCCATTCCAATTTTGCTCAACACCAATGTATCTCTTCTTGGTTTTAGGTCTTTCTAGAAATAAAACCTTAGATAGTTATATTGTTGCATTCCTTGCAACTTATGGCACATTCGCAGGATTAGCAGTTATGGCTTATCCATCTTCTGTATTTATCAGTCTTGTTGGTATCAACATTCAAACAATGGTTCACCATGGACTCATTGGTGCAATCGGTGTTGCATTACTAGTTCGAAATAAAATGGATATGAAAATGTTTGTAAGAGGTGTTATCACATTTGTAACATTATCTGCAATTGCTTATGGAATGAACACGATCTTTAACCTTTCTGGTATGGAAGGTACATTCAATATGTTCTTTATTAATCATAGATTTGGTACAGAAATTCCAGTACTATCCTTAATTGAACCGGTTGTCCCACATGTTGTCTTCTTAATCGTATATGTATTTGGATTTACATTTGTTGCAAGTCTAGTTCACTTTAGTGCCAACGGCATTAGAAAACTAGCAACTTTAAAAACTAAGAAACAACAACTTGCATATCAAAATTAA
- a CDS encoding dicarboxylate/amino acid:cation symporter — translation MFDNYIIDSWQKGVLYITAIAVLSLIFLTGKLKWKFSFKVLLAMGLGLIVGFLFGGTKTIIDGKEASIIATIRPIGQLYTRLIQMIVVPLVLTAVIKSFTSLETTDKLKTIGLKTLFWLLATTTVAAAIGFFYASITGLGNAFEPIGEYTKTITPIEKAILDFFPTNVVSAMGGSVVMPVITFALFVSIAVIVENKRHKERTQPFIDFNNSLNTIMTRITRFVMKLTPYAVFSFMAYAVGRSDFDSIMQLGFYILIMYAAMLTHFVFIQMGSLAINGINPFKFIQKFSPAMFVAFTTQSSYGTLPVTMESLTKRVGVSDRVANFVGPLSANVGMNACGGIFPAVVAVLTANAYNIPFGPWEFILLLIVTTVSAIGIAGVPGIATIAAAVVLSSLGLPIEGIALIIAVDPLVDMGRTLINVIGGGVAATIVAKREKELDYEMLNSQDTQALNE, via the coding sequence ATGTTTGATAATTACATAATTGATAGTTGGCAAAAAGGTGTTTTATATATCACTGCGATTGCTGTATTATCATTAATATTTTTAACAGGGAAATTAAAATGGAAATTTAGTTTCAAAGTATTGCTTGCAATGGGATTAGGTTTAATTGTTGGTTTTTTATTTGGAGGCACAAAAACAATTATTGATGGCAAAGAAGCAAGCATCATCGCAACAATTCGTCCAATAGGACAGCTTTATACAAGATTAATTCAAATGATTGTTGTACCATTAGTTTTAACTGCAGTTATTAAATCTTTTACATCATTAGAAACTACAGATAAACTAAAAACTATTGGTTTAAAAACACTTTTTTGGTTACTTGCAACAACAACTGTTGCAGCAGCAATCGGATTCTTCTATGCATCAATCACTGGTCTTGGTAATGCATTCGAACCAATTGGTGAATATACAAAAACAATTACACCAATTGAAAAAGCAATTTTAGATTTCTTCCCAACAAATGTGGTTTCAGCAATGGGTGGAAGTGTTGTGATGCCAGTGATCACTTTTGCATTATTTGTCTCAATTGCAGTGATTGTTGAAAATAAGAGACATAAAGAAAGAACTCAACCATTTATTGATTTTAATAATTCATTAAATACAATCATGACTAGAATTACTAGGTTTGTTATGAAATTAACACCTTATGCAGTTTTCTCATTCATGGCTTATGCAGTTGGTAGAAGTGATTTTGATTCAATTATGCAACTTGGTTTCTATATTTTAATTATGTATGCTGCGATGTTAACACATTTTGTTTTTATACAAATGGGTTCATTAGCAATAAATGGAATTAATCCATTCAAGTTCATTCAGAAATTCTCGCCTGCAATGTTCGTAGCGTTTACTACTCAAAGTAGTTATGGCACATTACCAGTTACTATGGAATCACTAACTAAACGTGTTGGTGTATCTGATCGAGTTGCAAATTTTGTTGGACCTTTAAGTGCAAATGTAGGTATGAATGCATGCGGTGGAATTTTCCCTGCTGTTGTTGCAGTATTAACAGCAAATGCTTATAATATTCCATTTGGACCATGGGAATTCATTTTATTACTCATTGTGACAACTGTTTCAGCAATTGGTATTGCTGGTGTTCCAGGGATTGCAACTATCGCAGCAGCAGTTGTATTATCTTCATTAGGACTTCCAATTGAAGGTATCGCATTAATTATTGCGGTTGATCCACTTGTTGATATGGGTCGTACACTCATTAACGTTATCGGTGGTGGTGTCGCTGCTACAATCGTTGCAAAACGTGAAAAAGAACTTGATTATGAAATGTTAAATAGTCAAGATACACAAGCTTTAAACGAATAA
- a CDS encoding DegV family protein: protein MQKIAILADSGSDINNFKKGSPLYILPLRIVIDGVEYIDKKEISLTEVLSKLDTHKVTTSLPSPKDIESTLDQIKADGFTHVIVIPISKGLSGTMNVIRTIVEDYEGLEISIIDTKNISMASGYSSIEALEMIEQGKSYSEIVDAINTRLTLKKVFFTVDKLIYLKRGGRIGLVSATIADLLKIKPVITCNEDGVYYSVKKQRGYEQAVKQLINLVSEFVGDASSYDLSLMNADSKLDLEKLQNQIKEALPKVRNIEVSNITPALAIHTGPEALGIAVKIND, encoded by the coding sequence GTGCAAAAAATAGCAATCCTTGCAGACTCAGGGTCTGACATCAATAATTTTAAAAAAGGATCTCCGCTTTATATTCTGCCACTTAGAATCGTCATCGATGGTGTTGAATATATTGATAAGAAAGAAATTTCATTAACTGAGGTTTTAAGCAAACTAGATACACATAAAGTAACAACTTCTCTGCCTAGTCCAAAAGACATTGAATCAACACTTGATCAAATTAAAGCAGATGGATTCACACATGTTATCGTCATTCCAATTTCTAAAGGTTTAAGTGGTACGATGAATGTCATTAGAACGATTGTTGAAGACTATGAAGGCTTAGAAATTAGCATTATCGATACTAAAAACATTTCGATGGCAAGTGGATATTCTTCTATTGAAGCACTTGAAATGATTGAACAAGGTAAATCTTATTCAGAAATTGTTGATGCAATCAATACGAGATTAACATTAAAGAAAGTTTTCTTTACAGTTGATAAACTGATTTACTTAAAACGTGGTGGTAGAATTGGTTTAGTTTCAGCAACCATTGCTGACCTATTAAAAATTAAACCAGTGATTACATGTAATGAAGATGGAGTCTACTATAGTGTTAAAAAACAACGTGGTTATGAACAAGCTGTTAAACAATTAATTAATTTAGTTTCAGAGTTCGTAGGTGATGCATCTTCTTATGACTTGAGCTTAATGAATGCAGATTCTAAACTTGATTTAGAAAAGCTTCAAAATCAAATTAAAGAAGCATTACCTAAGGTAAGAAACATAGAAGTTTCAAATATCACTCCAGCTTTAGCAATCCATACTGGACCTGAAGCTTTAGGTATCGCAGTTAAAATTAATGATTAA
- a CDS encoding DUF1836 domain-containing protein yields the protein MDLEIKSWIDKIDQLKLPRWDDLPNIGLYFEQVLYYVNEHLSSIFLDSKEPEDFFVTASMINNYVKHKIMVPPVKKKYYQAHIAFIFTITILKQVGNLKDVHGGITHLRTVLGKEQAFDTFIDFLETSLHSVKNELLEKPDGTFYEKAVSIDLLPLKTATIAFASSMLSRYLFSKIKK from the coding sequence ATGGATTTAGAAATTAAATCATGGATTGATAAAATCGATCAGTTAAAACTTCCTAGATGGGATGACTTACCAAACATAGGTCTTTATTTTGAACAAGTTTTATACTATGTCAATGAGCACTTAAGTTCAATTTTCTTAGATAGTAAAGAACCTGAAGATTTTTTTGTCACTGCTTCTATGATTAATAATTATGTTAAACATAAAATCATGGTGCCTCCTGTGAAGAAAAAATATTATCAAGCACATATCGCATTCATCTTTACAATTACAATACTGAAACAAGTTGGTAATTTAAAAGATGTGCATGGTGGCATTACACACTTGAGAACCGTATTAGGAAAAGAACAAGCATTTGATACTTTTATTGATTTTTTGGAAACATCACTTCACTCAGTTAAAAATGAATTACTTGAAAAACCAGATGGAACTTTCTATGAAAAGGCTGTATCAATTGACCTTCTACCGTTAAAAACCGCGACAATTGCGTTCGCATCCAGCATGTTATCGAGATACTTATTCTCGAAAATAAAAAAATAA
- a CDS encoding GNAT family N-acetyltransferase codes for MKLVKLTKENYPLVVEMMDEWTNVEKDITPWAIVRSDYHDFENYKVSLENGFKPIDESTFFLYDEVENIMLGAINIRHDLSELMLLKTGHIGYGIRPNMRGKGYGTTQLNMSLIESKKLGLSKVLLICDPNNLASKHTIIACGGVFENEITYNEYQYQRYWITL; via the coding sequence ATGAAACTTGTTAAATTAACGAAAGAAAATTACCCACTTGTCGTTGAGATGATGGATGAGTGGACAAATGTAGAAAAAGATATTACACCATGGGCAATTGTTAGAAGTGATTATCATGATTTTGAAAACTACAAAGTCAGTTTAGAAAATGGATTTAAACCAATTGATGAGTCGACTTTCTTTTTATATGATGAAGTTGAAAACATCATGCTTGGGGCAATTAATATTCGACATGATTTAAGTGAATTGATGCTCTTAAAGACTGGACATATTGGTTATGGCATTCGACCAAACATGCGTGGAAAAGGTTACGGGACAACTCAACTAAATATGTCACTCATTGAATCTAAAAAATTAGGACTTAGTAAAGTGTTACTTATATGTGACCCGAATAATCTAGCATCTAAACATACCATTATTGCATGTGGTGGCGTATTTGAAAATGAAATCACATATAATGAATATCAATACCAAAGATATTGGATTACATTGTAA
- a CDS encoding YdeI/OmpD-associated family protein, with product MEIINVLDVKTKEDFRSWLQQNYKTEKACFVALSRKKDSDKIYYIDAVYEALCFGWIDSTLMPIDGQSYQRFSPRSKNSPWTELNKARVRKLRELGLMTEEGLKVVPGLDDPFIIDVDIIEAIKSDDETYQNFLKLPELYIRVRIDNIQRIRKDQVTFQKRLNKFLENTKQNIIFGDWHDDGKLL from the coding sequence ATGGAAATCATAAATGTATTAGATGTTAAAACTAAAGAAGATTTTAGAAGTTGGTTACAACAAAACTATAAAACTGAAAAAGCATGTTTTGTTGCGCTTTCTAGAAAAAAAGATAGTGATAAAATCTATTACATTGATGCAGTTTATGAAGCGCTTTGTTTTGGGTGGATTGATTCAACACTTATGCCTATAGATGGTCAAAGTTATCAAAGATTCTCACCACGCTCTAAAAATAGTCCTTGGACTGAACTCAATAAAGCACGTGTTAGAAAATTAAGAGAACTTGGATTGATGACAGAAGAAGGATTAAAAGTTGTTCCAGGTTTAGATGATCCGTTCATAATTGATGTTGATATCATTGAAGCGATAAAAAGTGATGATGAAACATATCAAAACTTTTTAAAATTACCTGAACTTTATATAAGAGTCCGAATTGATAACATTCAAAGAATAAGAAAAGATCAAGTAACTTTCCAGAAAAGACTCAATAAATTTTTAGAAAATACAAAACAAAATATCATCTTTGGTGATTGGCACGATGATGGTAAATTATTATAA
- a CDS encoding VOC family protein: protein MNAKGVFINLATNDVQKSRAFFVGLGLELVKEFSDDSNSCLKAGENLYIMLMTPDKFKGFTKKELTNSKHANEALFTFEVETKEDVDRICDKVKQFGGEISKPDIYDFMYIRTFKDLDDHHFEVCAFTK from the coding sequence ATGAATGCAAAAGGTGTTTTCATTAATTTAGCTACAAATGATGTGCAAAAATCAAGAGCTTTTTTTGTTGGTTTAGGTTTAGAATTAGTTAAGGAATTTTCAGATGATTCGAACTCATGCTTAAAAGCTGGTGAAAATTTATATATCATGCTGATGACTCCAGATAAATTTAAAGGTTTCACGAAGAAAGAACTAACAAATTCAAAACACGCAAATGAAGCACTCTTCACGTTTGAAGTTGAAACTAAAGAAGATGTTGATAGAATCTGTGATAAAGTTAAACAATTTGGTGGGGAAATCTCTAAACCAGATATTTATGACTTCATGTATATTAGAACCTTCAAGGATTTAGATGATCATCATTTTGAAGTGTGTGCTTTTACAAAATAA
- a CDS encoding epoxyqueuosine reductase → MVYDRLKEAFDIVGCIDADRYLKKKFDANLIGYESIFVVGLGYPNVYLKQEKDKLLASMYTYGYDYHDVIKTLMHESLKDLDIEYKVLVDNHTISERKCLEMTGLAFHGKNNLMINKDLGSYFFIGLVLTKEKFPEVIEENTLSCGECDICIKACPVGALTDGFDWDKCMSGYNQEKRSLTDYEIEKNMYLLGCDICQRVCPFNKGVQSDHVEAFRAKPTAYVIIQDLFDLTNKEFMAKYGKHAYTWRGKTILLRNALTLLLRQKNPKYNEDIKKTLNDPKYPEWYKKDASNILEKLDKFEI, encoded by the coding sequence ATGGTTTATGATAGATTAAAGGAAGCATTTGATATTGTGGGTTGTATCGATGCAGATAGATATTTAAAGAAGAAGTTTGATGCAAATCTTATTGGATACGAATCCATTTTTGTTGTTGGACTTGGATATCCAAATGTTTATCTTAAACAAGAAAAAGATAAACTTTTAGCCTCTATGTATACATATGGATATGATTATCATGATGTCATCAAAACACTGATGCATGAATCACTTAAAGATTTAGATATAGAATATAAAGTTTTAGTTGATAATCATACCATCAGTGAACGTAAATGTTTAGAAATGACTGGACTTGCTTTTCATGGTAAAAACAACTTAATGATCAATAAAGATTTAGGTAGTTATTTCTTTATCGGTTTAGTTTTAACCAAAGAAAAATTTCCTGAAGTGATTGAAGAAAATACACTTTCTTGTGGAGAATGCGATATTTGTATCAAAGCATGCCCAGTTGGTGCCTTAACTGATGGTTTTGATTGGGATAAGTGTATGAGTGGATATAATCAAGAAAAACGTTCTTTAACCGATTATGAAATTGAAAAGAACATGTACTTACTTGGTTGTGATATATGTCAACGTGTGTGTCCATTTAATAAAGGCGTTCAATCAGATCATGTTGAAGCCTTTAGAGCAAAACCTACAGCTTATGTGATTATCCAGGATTTATTTGATTTAACAAATAAAGAATTTATGGCTAAGTACGGAAAACATGCATATACGTGGCGAGGTAAAACAATTCTATTAAGAAATGCACTTACTTTATTACTTAGACAAAAAAATCCAAAATATAACGAAGATATTAAAAAGACATTGAATGATCCAAAATATCCGGAATGGTATAAAAAGGATGCGTCAAATATTTTAGAGAAATTAGATAAATTTGAAATATAA
- a CDS encoding DsbA family oxidoreductase — protein MTIEVWSDFVCPFCYIGKRKLEKALSQFSRKNEVKVIFKAYELNPNAPKHNDKVGYEAFASLKGVSLAEAKRMNDYVTQMAADYDLFYQMDKAHLTSSFDAHRLAKWARTYNKEKALTEKFMDAYFTKGENLADYSTLAKLVGEVGLNTDEALNVLNNGDFEDVVEEEIGMAESFGIRGVPFFVFNRKYAISGAQPDSQFLLALNKMAEDTPKFESLDTDEEMLCTDEGCEI, from the coding sequence ATGACAATTGAAGTATGGAGTGATTTTGTATGTCCGTTTTGTTATATTGGGAAAAGAAAATTAGAAAAGGCACTCAGTCAATTTTCAAGAAAAAATGAAGTTAAAGTCATTTTTAAAGCATATGAACTGAATCCTAATGCACCAAAACATAATGATAAAGTTGGATATGAAGCATTCGCTTCATTAAAAGGTGTATCTCTTGCAGAAGCAAAACGCATGAATGATTATGTCACACAAATGGCTGCAGATTATGATCTTTTCTATCAAATGGATAAAGCGCATTTAACTTCAAGTTTTGATGCACATCGTTTAGCTAAATGGGCAAGAACTTACAATAAAGAAAAAGCTTTAACAGAAAAGTTTATGGATGCATATTTTACCAAGGGTGAAAATCTTGCTGATTACAGCACTTTAGCTAAACTTGTAGGTGAAGTCGGACTGAATACCGATGAAGCTTTAAATGTACTTAATAATGGTGACTTTGAAGATGTTGTTGAAGAAGAAATCGGAATGGCTGAAAGTTTTGGAATTCGTGGTGTACCATTCTTTGTCTTTAATAGAAAATATGCAATATCTGGTGCGCAACCGGATTCACAATTCCTTCTAGCTTTAAATAAAATGGCAGAAGATACACCAAAATTTGAATCCTTAGACACAGATGAAGAAATGTTATGTACAGATGAAGGGTGCGAGATTTAA
- a CDS encoding PTS sugar transporter subunit IIA produces the protein MKTLELKHIELNIKLNTKDEIFDFLATKMYSLARITSIDDFEKALLKREKEITTGIGEGIAIPHTKDISVLFPTLLYLRLDKPIDYDALDKLPVTDIFLIAMPNSYQKEHLEMLSKIATMLLEKKEALLKLTDKQEIFDLINTSIK, from the coding sequence ATGAAAACTTTAGAATTAAAGCATATTGAATTAAATATTAAATTAAATACAAAAGATGAAATTTTTGATTTTCTAGCAACTAAAATGTATTCACTCGCTAGAATTACAAGCATTGATGATTTTGAAAAAGCATTATTAAAACGTGAAAAAGAAATTACAACAGGTATTGGGGAAGGGATTGCAATCCCGCATACTAAAGATATCTCTGTTTTATTCCCAACACTTTTATATTTAAGACTGGATAAACCTATTGATTATGATGCACTCGATAAACTTCCTGTGACAGATATCTTTTTAATCGCAATGCCTAACTCTTATCAAAAAGAACATTTAGAAATGTTAAGTAAGATTGCAACTATGCTCCTTGAAAAGAAAGAAGCACTGTTAAAACTTACAGATAAGCAAGAAATTTTTGATTTAATCAATACATCGATCAAATAA
- a CDS encoding DEAD/DEAH box helicase, whose amino-acid sequence MSILFQDFQIRTSTKEALAALGFDVPTPIQEKAIPVILEGLDIIGQAQTGTGKTFAYAIPMVERIDPKVNKIQGLILTPTRELSMQVYKEILKLIKFYPSLKATTIVGGESYDRQFRALSQNPHIIVGTPGRIIDHINRATVDFSHLSMLALDEADEMLKMGFQEDLETILKTTPTSRQTVLFSATMPPFIKKIAKVYQKDPQSIKIEAESLTVENIEQSYFIVKDDDKAKLLKRLIDLENPKSAIIFCNTKADVDRIALALQDERYNVDSLHGDLKQSQRNYVMSRFRNKQLAILIATDVAARGLDVSDVEVVINYDLPQQDEVYVHRIGRTGRAGKKGKAYSFVTPRKQRNLKMLEVFTGKEIKKLAIPDQDAIYLERLKRFKHDLKISIKKEVPNHVLLLSDFINDEETLKQLINHLLDNSMPKMKTYDDIEVIQDKKDRNRREERAMPGQSGRTGYDTFMITLGRKDGLNPQGLFKVLEKEYGIYSKHVGDIKHMNNETIFDLKKDTAHRLKLGKVFKHQGKNVKVSAYHKK is encoded by the coding sequence ATGTCGATTTTATTTCAAGATTTTCAAATTAGAACTTCAACTAAAGAAGCATTAGCTGCTTTAGGATTTGATGTTCCAACCCCTATTCAAGAAAAAGCTATTCCTGTAATTTTAGAAGGTTTAGATATTATTGGTCAAGCACAAACTGGGACTGGGAAGACTTTTGCGTATGCAATTCCAATGGTGGAACGCATCGATCCAAAAGTCAACAAAATTCAAGGGTTGATTTTAACACCAACCAGAGAATTAAGTATGCAAGTTTACAAAGAGATTTTAAAACTTATTAAATTCTATCCAAGTTTAAAAGCTACAACAATTGTTGGTGGTGAATCTTATGACCGTCAATTTAGAGCTTTAAGTCAAAATCCACACATCATTGTTGGTACACCAGGTCGTATCATTGACCATATCAACCGTGCGACAGTTGATTTTTCACACTTATCTATGCTTGCATTAGATGAAGCTGATGAAATGTTAAAAATGGGTTTCCAAGAAGACTTAGAAACTATTTTAAAAACTACACCAACATCACGTCAAACTGTTTTATTTTCAGCAACCATGCCACCGTTTATTAAAAAGATTGCTAAGGTTTATCAAAAGGACCCACAATCAATTAAAATTGAAGCGGAAAGTTTAACTGTTGAAAACATTGAACAATCATACTTTATTGTTAAAGATGATGATAAAGCTAAATTACTTAAGCGTTTAATTGATTTAGAAAATCCTAAATCAGCAATCATTTTCTGTAATACAAAAGCAGATGTTGATAGAATTGCTTTAGCGCTACAAGATGAAAGATATAATGTCGATAGTTTACATGGTGATTTAAAACAATCACAACGTAACTATGTTATGTCTCGTTTCCGTAACAAACAACTTGCAATCTTAATTGCAACCGATGTTGCTGCACGTGGTCTTGATGTTTCTGATGTTGAAGTTGTCATCAACTATGACTTACCACAACAAGATGAAGTGTATGTCCATAGAATTGGTCGTACAGGACGTGCAGGTAAGAAAGGTAAAGCTTATTCATTCGTAACACCACGTAAACAAAGAAACTTAAAGATGTTAGAAGTGTTTACAGGTAAAGAAATTAAGAAATTAGCTATTCCTGATCAAGATGCAATCTATCTAGAAAGATTAAAACGTTTCAAACATGATTTAAAGATTTCAATTAAAAAAGAAGTGCCTAATCATGTGTTATTGCTTTCTGATTTCATCAATGATGAAGAAACATTAAAACAATTAATTAATCATTTATTAGATAATTCAATGCCTAAGATGAAGACTTACGATGATATCGAAGTTATCCAAGATAAAAAAGATAGAAATCGTCGTGAAGAAAGAGCGATGCCTGGTCAATCAGGTAGAACGGGTTATGACACATTTATGATCACACTTGGTCGTAAGGATGGTTTAAATCCACAAGGCTTATTTAAAGTCTTAGAAAAAGAATATGGTATCTATTCAAAACATGTTGGTGATATCAAACATATGAATAATGAAACCATCTTCGACTTAAAGAAAGATACTGCACACAGATTAAAACTAGGTAAAGTATTTAAACATCAAGGTAAAAATGTTAAAGTTTCCGCTTATCATAAGAAGTAA
- a CDS encoding dihydrofolate reductase family protein produces the protein MSRVILYLAMSLDGYIADKNEGYSFLENYSDPEVYDFDCFMNQIGTIIMERVSYQQMLENYETWPYKNYKTYVYTKQTDLVDPNVEFIQKDPKVLLDEIKQNETKDIWLFGGSQIIDLFIKENLVDAYWIYYVLEVLGKGIPLFKRPLLDQLEVESTKTYGQIVEIKLKPKKNKTTFESGFFIINYCLATILN, from the coding sequence TTGAGTAGAGTCATTCTGTACTTGGCAATGTCACTTGATGGTTATATTGCTGATAAAAATGAAGGATATAGTTTTTTAGAAAATTATTCTGATCCTGAGGTCTATGATTTTGATTGTTTTATGAACCAAATTGGAACGATTATTATGGAGCGAGTAAGTTATCAGCAAATGTTAGAAAATTATGAAACATGGCCTTATAAGAATTACAAAACGTACGTTTACACAAAACAAACAGATTTAGTTGATCCTAATGTAGAATTTATTCAAAAAGACCCAAAAGTCTTATTGGATGAAATCAAACAAAATGAAACTAAAGATATCTGGTTATTTGGTGGTTCTCAAATTATTGATCTCTTTATTAAAGAGAACCTTGTTGATGCATATTGGATTTATTATGTACTAGAAGTTTTAGGGAAGGGTATTCCTTTATTCAAAAGACCACTACTTGATCAATTAGAAGTAGAGTCAACTAAAACTTATGGTCAAATTGTTGAGATTAAATTAAAACCAAAAAAAAATAAAACCACTTTCGAGAGTGGTTTTTTTATCATCAATTATTGTCTTGCTACAATTCTTAATTGA
- a CDS encoding Wadjet anti-phage system protein JetA family protein, which produces MANLFDKIPDTLFNVLSSPNRKIYVDCLFIIYDATNSIEDSFQGERNYVIGKLVDYFDELKDPFEVDDEDEVSTPRQKSVAVLNVLKNNGWLGEEELGDYKTSLNLFDYSIKIIDILKRIQMDEQTEYTGEIYTVYSLLSSFDIQDGLTIIEQAYRKIDDVLRKLKTLKANIYRYYYDLVKRQRQEKLQDVLEKLLVDYKTNFFDSAYYQLKTTDSLPRYKRAILEKIGMIYQNDQYLDEMTNQAIEQRRKIDYNDAFNYVEERIRYIKDSVDAIEFLINAIDEKNELYINAAASKIMFLTNTSDNLEGLLNRLFKIVLKEKEFDYTPLFNLVRARNLDDNSLYKERRQRIDPVAEEVNYEQEIPEDVKERKLASLMKASIYTKSEINQHVLYLLGDSDKIKASEIQIETNEDYVKLILIFLFSKSVGMKYDVKLLNYDVRIGDIKFNEFEIFRKGLKR; this is translated from the coding sequence GTGGCAAATTTATTTGATAAGATACCAGATACACTTTTTAATGTGCTATCCTCCCCTAATCGAAAGATATATGTTGATTGTTTATTCATCATATATGATGCTACAAACTCGATTGAAGATTCTTTCCAAGGGGAAAGAAATTATGTTATTGGAAAGTTAGTTGACTATTTCGATGAACTTAAGGACCCTTTCGAAGTTGATGATGAAGATGAAGTTTCTACACCAAGACAAAAGAGTGTTGCGGTATTAAATGTACTTAAAAACAATGGTTGGTTAGGTGAAGAAGAGTTAGGGGATTATAAAACGTCTTTAAACCTCTTTGATTATTCAATTAAAATCATAGATATTTTAAAAAGAATTCAAATGGACGAACAAACTGAGTACACCGGTGAAATTTACACCGTTTACTCTCTTTTGTCGTCTTTTGACATTCAAGATGGTTTAACAATTATTGAACAAGCATATCGTAAAATTGATGATGTCTTAAGAAAGTTAAAGACATTAAAAGCAAATATTTATCGATATTATTATGATCTTGTTAAAAGACAAAGACAGGAAAAACTACAAGATGTTTTAGAAAAACTTTTAGTAGATTATAAAACGAATTTCTTTGATAGTGCATACTATCAATTAAAAACAACCGATTCACTACCACGTTATAAACGTGCAATCTTAGAAAAGATTGGTATGATTTATCAAAATGATCAATATTTAGATGAAATGACCAATCAAGCAATCGAACAACGAAGAAAAATTGATTATAATGATGCATTCAACTATGTTGAAGAACGCATTCGCTATATAAAAGACAGCGTGGACGCGATTGAATTTTTAATCAATGCAATTGATGAAAAGAATGAACTTTACATTAATGCAGCAGCATCAAAGATTATGTTCTTGACCAATACATCAGATAACTTAGAGGGGTTATTAAATAGACTATTCAAGATTGTTCTAAAAGAAAAAGAGTTTGACTATACACCACTCTTTAACTTAGTAAGAGCAAGAAACCTAGATGACAATTCACTTTATAAAGAACGTCGACAAAGAATTGATCCTGTTGCTGAGGAAGTCAATTACGAACAAGAAATTCCAGAAGATGTCAAAGAAAGAAAACTTGCATCTTTAATGAAAGCATCAATCTATACAAAATCAGAAATTAATCAACATGTTTTATATCTCTTAGGAGATTCAGACAAGATTAAAGCATCTGAAATTCAAATCGAAACGAATGAAGATTATGTCAAATTAATCTTAATCTTCTTATTCTCAAAGAGTGTTGGTATGAAATATGATGTCAAACTCTTAAATTATGATGTGAGAATTGGTGACATTAAGTTTAATGAATTTGAAATCTTTAGAAAGGGGTTAAAACGATGA